In one Rutidosis leptorrhynchoides isolate AG116_Rl617_1_P2 chromosome 8, CSIRO_AGI_Rlap_v1, whole genome shotgun sequence genomic region, the following are encoded:
- the LOC139863411 gene encoding protease Do-like 10, mitochondrial, with the protein MLRPINRAIRQFTPSPCHNHRVLRWTSVNSRRDLHNKNNNITTHISPSHPNTPTCSSSLSYQSIISKSKLTNNQCRYVTTAAVDQLTYGRTTAMEDTVGACSAIELALDSVVKIFTVSSSPNYFLPWQNKSQRESMGSGFVISGKRIVTNAHVVADYTFVLVRKHGSPTKYRAEVKAIGHECDLAILVVENDEFWDGMKFLELGDIPFMQEAVSVVGYPQGGDNISVTKGVVSRVEPTQYVHGATQLLAIQIDAAINPGNSGGPAIMGDKVAGVAFQNLDGGENIGYIIPVPVIKHFVDDVETSGDYSGFCSLGLSCQPTENVQLREYFGMRPDLTGVLVSQINPLSNAYMILKKDDIVLEFDGVSIANDGTVPFRNRERITFGHLVSMKKPNETALLKVLRDKAELELTVTLHPLKPLVPIHQFDKAPSYFVFAGLVFIPLSQPYLHEYVEEGNHTSRWRLCERALRELPQKPGQELVILSQVLMDDINVGYERLAEVQVKKLNSIEINNLKHMFQLVQECKEENLRLDLDDEGVIVLNYERATTATSHILKRHKIPSAMSIDLLTPDKAS; encoded by the exons ATGCTCCGACCAATCAACCGCGCTATTCGGCAGTTCACACCTTCTCCGTGCCACAACCACCGTGTCCTGCGGTGGACGTCCGTCAACTCTCGCCGTGATCTCCACAATAAAAACAACAATATAACCACTCATATATCACCCTCACATCCAAACACACCAACATGTTCTTCTTCTTTATCTTATCAATCCATAATATCAAAGTCAAAATTAACAAATAATCAATGTAGATACGTCACCACTGCTGCCGTTGATCAGCTGACTTACGGCCGAACGACGGCTATGGAAGATACAGTTGGCGCGTGTTCAGCAATAGAATTAGCTCTTGATTCTGTTGTTAAAATATTTACTGTTTCTAGTAGCCCCAATTATTTTCTTCCTTGGCAAAATAAGTCACAGCGTGAATCCATGGGTTCAG GATTTGTAATATCTGGAAAGAGGATTGTGACAAATGCTCATGTGGTGGCTGACTATACATTTGTGCTTGTTAGAAAACATGGTTCTCCAACCAAATATAGAGCAGAAGTTAAAGCTATTGGTCATGAATGTGACCTTGCTATACTTGTTGTCGAAAATGATGAATTTTGGGACGGTATGAAGTTTTTAGAGCTTGGAGACATCCCATTTATGCAAGAAGCTGTATCTGTTGTTGGATACCCTCAAG GTGGTGATAATATTTCTGTTACGAAAGGAGTAGTCTCGAGAGTTGAACCTACACAATATGTTCATGGAGCCACTCAGCTTTTAGCAATACAAATAGATGCAGCCATAAATCCAGGAAATAGCGGGGGACCCGCAATTATGGGTGATAAGGTTGCTGGAGTAGCATTTCAAAACCTCGATGGGGGCGAAAATATAGG TTACATAATTCCTGTGCCTGTGATAAAACATTTTGTTGACGATGTTGAAACTAGTGGAGATTATTCGGGTTTCTGTTCTTTGGGGTTGTCATGTCAACCTACTGAAAATGTTCAACTTCGTGAATACTTTGGCATGCGCCCTGACTTGACTGGGGTGCTTGTGAGCCAAATTAATCCACTTTCTAATGCGTATATGATTTTAAAGAAAGATGATATTGTTCTTGAATTTGATGGTGTTTCTATTGCAAATGATGGAACAG TTCCGTTCCGGAATCGCGAGCGAATAACCTTTGGTCATTTGGTTTCAAtgaagaagccaaatgaaactgctTTACTTAAAGTATTGAGAGATAAGGCAGAGCTTGAATTAACAGTTACTCTTCATCCA TTGAAGCCTCTTGTACCTATCCACCAGTTTGATAAGGCTCCTAGTTATTTTGTATTTGCTGGTCTTGTGTTTATTCCATTGAGTCAACCATACCTTCATGAATACGTAGAAGAGGGGAACCATACCTCTCGTTGGAGACTTTGTGAACGAGCATTGAGGGAGCTACCTCAAAAGCCTGGTCAAGAGCTAGTGATTTTATCCCAG GTCTTGATGGATGATATCAATGTCGGATATGAGCGTCTTGCTGAAGTACAG GTTAAGAAGCTGAATAGCATTGAGATTAACAACCTGAAACATATGTTTCAACTAGTCCAGGAATGCAAAGAAGAGAATTTAAGGCTGGATTTGGATGACGAGGGAGTAATCGTTTTGAATTATGAGAGGGCAACAACAGCCACTTCTCATATCTTGAAGCGCCATAAGATACCTTCTGCCATGTCCATTGACTTATTAACCCCGGATAAAGCTTCTTGA